A single region of the Manihot esculenta cultivar AM560-2 chromosome 12, M.esculenta_v8, whole genome shotgun sequence genome encodes:
- the LOC110628500 gene encoding acyl-coenzyme A oxidase 2, peroxisomal: MIMDQENPNPTSDDETQIVSRRIQRLSFHLIPIPRPLYESHQLGMVACAKAKLEVDTQKLSFYMRGEHREIQEKVYAYFNSRPELQTPLEISKDEHRELCWRQLSGLVREAGIRPFRYVVEDPAKYFAIAEAAGGMDMSLGIKLGVQYSLWGGSVLNLGTKKHRDKYFDGIDNLDYPGCFAMTELHHGSNVQGLQTVATFDQITDEFVINTPNDGAIKWWIGNAAVHGKFATVFARLLLPTNDSKGVSDMGVHAFIVPIRDLKTHQTLPGIEIHDCGHKVGLNGVDNGALRFSSVRIPRDNLLNRFGDVSRDGKYTSSLPTINKRFAATLGELVGGRVGLAYSSVGVLKLAGTIAIRYSLLRQQFGPPKQPEVSILDYQSQQHKLMPMLASTYAFHFATLHLVKKYSEMKKTHDEQLFGDVHALSSGLKAYVTSYTAKSLSVCREACGGHGYAAVNRFGTLRNDHDIFQTFEGDNTVLLQQVAGDLLKQYQEKFQGGTLSVTWNYLKESMNAYLSQPNPVTARWEGVEHLRDPKFQLDAFRYRTSRLLQSLAVRLRKHSKTLGGFGAWNRCLNHLLTLAESHIESVILEKFIEAVQNCPDASSRAALKLVCDLYALDRIWKDIGTYRNVDYVAPNKAKAIHKLTEYLSFQVRNIARELVDAFDLPDHVTKAPIAMQSEAYSQYTQYIGF; this comes from the exons ATGATAATGGATCAAGAAAACCCAAATCCGACGTCCGACGATGAAACCCAGATCGTATCTCGCCGCATCCAACGCCTGTCCTTCCACCTCATCCCAATTCCTCGTCCTCTTTACGAGTCCCACCAGCTGGGGATGGTGGCGTGCGCCAAGGCCAAGTTGGAGGTGGATACTCAGAAACTGTCCTTTTACATGAGAGGTGAACACAGGGAGATACAGGAGAAGGTGTATGCGTACTTCAACTCGAGGCCGGAGTTGCAGACCCCACTGGAGATTTCCAAAGATGAACACAGGGAGCTCTGCTGGAGGCAGCTATCGGGTTTGGTCAGAGAAGCTGGGATTAGGCCGTTTAGGTATGTGGTGGAGGATCCTGCTAAGTATTTTGCCATTGCGGAGGCTGCTGGGGGCATGGATATGTCGCTTGGGATCAAGCTGGGAGTCCAGTACAG TCTTTGGGGAGGCTCTGTGCTTAACTTAGGGACTAAAAAGCATAGAGATAAGTACTTTGATGGTATTGACAATTTGGACTACCCAGGTTGTTTTGCTATGACAGAGCTACATCATG GCTCAAATGTTCAAGGACTCCAAACTGTTGCAACATTTGATCAAATTACTGATGAATTTGTAATCAACACTCCTAATGATGGAGCCATCAAGTGGTGGATTGGCAATGCTGCAGTTCATGGCAAGTTTGCTACAGTTTTTGCCAGGCTTCTTTTGCCTACTAATGATTCTAAGGGCGTCTCTGATATGGGTGTCCATGCTTTTATTGTTCCAATAAGGGATTTGAAGACCCACCAAACGCTTCCAGGAATTGAAATACATGATTGTGGCCACAAGGTTGGCCTGAATGGGGTAGATAATGGAGCATTGAGGTTCAGTTCAGTAAGAATTCCCCGAGACAATCTTCTTAATCGATTTGGAGATGTGTCTCGGGATGGGAAGTACACCAGTAGCCTTCCAACCATAAATAAACGGTTTGCTGCTACACTAGGTGAACTTGTTGGTGGAAGGGTTGGCCTTGCATATTCTTCAGTTGGTGTACTTAAACTTGCTGGAACAATTGCCATCCGATATTCATTGCTGCGCCAGCAGTTTGGCCCTCCCAAGCAGCCTGAAGTTAGCATTCTTGATTATCAGTCTCAGCAGCACAAGCTCATGCCAATGCTAGCTTCGACTTATGCATTCCATTTTGCAACGTTGCATTTGGTTAAAAAATATTCTGAGATGAAAAAGACTCATGATGAACAATTATTTGGAGATGTGCATGCGCTTTCATCTGGCCTTAAGGCATATGTTACATCATATACAGCAAAGTCCTTGAGTGTCTGCAGAGAAGCCTGTGGAGGGCATGGCTATGCGGCTGTCAATCGGTTTGGTACATTGAGGAATGATCATGATATTTTTCAGACATTTGAGGGGGACAACACAGTGCTTCTACAACAG GTAGCAGGTGATCTCTTAAAGCAATACCAGGAAAAATTCCAAGGTGGGACCCTATCTGTTACGTGGAACTACTTGAAAGAATCCATGAACGCATATCTATCTcaaccaaatcctgtaactgcacGATGGGAAGGTGTTGAACACTTGAGAGATCCTAAATTCCAGTTGGATGCCTTCAGA TACCGAACATCTCGATTACTTCAAAGTCTTGCTGTCCGACTTCGCAAGCACTCCAAAACTCTTGGGGGTTTTGGTGCTTGGAATCGGTGCTTGAATCACCTTCTCACTCTTGCAGAATCTCATATTGAATCTGTGATCCTTGAGAAATTTATTGAAGCAGTGCAGAA TTGCCCAGATGCAAGTTCTCGTGCTGCTTTGAAACTTGTTTGTGATCTTTATGCATTGGATCGAATTTGGAAGGACATAGGAACATACCGCAACGTTGACTATGTGGCACCAAACAAAGCTAAG GCAATCCACAAGCTCACGGAATATCTTAGTTTCCAAGTGAGAAACATTGCAAGGGAACTTGTTGACGCATTTGATCTTCCTGATCATGTTACAAAAGCTCCAATCGCCATGCAGTCTGAAGCTTATTCTCAGTACACTCAGTATATTGGATTTTAA
- the LOC110627780 gene encoding nitrate regulatory gene2 protein — translation MGTASSKAEKNEALRLCKERRRFIQQAIDSRYNLAAAHVSYINSLKNLGIALRRFAEAEILIESSVSTTSATELYKTPSHSSYPSPSPSHIAEVSDSPLHNESPISPPVISMSYMRVRGAANPVTVKINLNNSTDGFVEDESFCMPMPPPPPPFESGGSWDYFDPSDNCESFRFVRGNELDMDCDDARGFNESRGDRVGIDHNVVDAKGKWTKWSKVGLDGSGQAHEGTIGPGLEQRGLETSGNFATQNGSYGVRVESISHSGRLVGVEGFTRKPIDIQVRPAETAQNANGLSLEKSGSKKVKEAAMKDLSAEREDPSEFITHRAKDFLSSIKDIEHRFFRASESGKEVSRMLEANNIRVGYSERKGNSSASTVLTAFHICCQGKAGLSSYEPAEHVTKVITWKRTASSRSSSSRNPLAMATRDDISDSGSDFVEEFCMIAGSHTSTLDRLYAWERKLYDEVKASEYIRKEYDQKCDQLRHQFAKDHSALVIDKTRAVVKDLHSRIIVAIHSVDTISKRIEKMRDEELQPQLLELIQGLIRMWKAMLECHHAQYITISLAYHLRRTSGSPQGDTHRQIMAQLLEEIECFGLSFANWVNSHASYVDALNGWLQNCILQPRERSKSRRPFSPRRALAPPIFVLCRDWSAGIKALPSEELGNAIKAFLSDLCHLMDQKTEQLQNKEKLIDENNGELERKDDEKNDEAASSLSCIQASLTKVLDRLNKFSEASLKMYEDIRQKSEAARIAYLNCRPVRY, via the exons ATGGGCACTGCGAGCTCCAAAGCTGAGAAAAATGAAGCTTTGCGTTTATGCAAAGAACGCAGGAGATTCATACAGCAAGCTATTGATTCAAGGTACAATCTCGCTGCAGCTCATGTCTCTTATATCAACTCTTTGAAAAACCTTGGCATAGCTCTCCGGCGATTTGCCGAAGCAGAAATTTTGATAGAATCTTCTGTATCAACAACGTCAGCCACTGAACTTTACAAGACTCCATCACACTCTTCATACCcatctccctctccctctcacATTGCAGAGGTTTCGGATTCACCTTTGCACAACGAGAGCCCCATTTCACCACCAGTGATTAGTATGAGTTACATGAGAGTTAGGGGCGCTGCTAACCCAGTGACTGTTAAGATTAATTTGAATAATAGTACTGATGGCTTTGTTGAGGACGAGTCTTTTTGCATGCCAATGCCACCGCCACCACCTCCTTTTGAGTCTGGTGGTTCTTGGGATTATTTTGATCCGAGTGATAATTGTGAAAGTTTTAGATTTGTGAGGGGGAATGAACTGGATATGGATTGTGATGATGCCAGAGGGTTCAACGAATCTAGAGGTGATAGAGTTGGCATTGATCATAATGTAGTAGATGCGAAGGGGAAATGGACGAAATGGTCGAAAGTTGGTTTAGAtggaagtggtcaagcacatgAAGGAACTATAGGGCCTGGATTGGAGCAAAGGGGTTTAGAAACTTCTGGTAACTTTGCAACACAAAATGGCAGTTATGGTGTAAGAGTAGAGAGTATTTCTCATTCAGGTAGATTGGTTGGAGTTGAAGGTTTTACTAGAAAACCAATAGATATTCAAGTGAGGCCAGCGGAAACAGCCCAAAATGCCAATGGTTTGAGTCTTGAGAAGTCAGGTTCAAAGAAAGTGAAAGAAGCGGCCATGAAAGATTTATCTGCAGAGAGAGAAGATCCATCAGAGTTTATTACCCACAGAGCCAAAGATTTTCTATCAAGCATAAAGGATATAGAACATAGATTCTTTAGAGCTTCTGAATCTGGCAAGGAAGTCTCAAGGATGCTTGAGGCAAACAATATAAGGGTTGGATATTCTGAGAGAAAAG GGAATTCATCTGCCTCAACAGTTCTGACAGCTTTCCATATTTGCTGCCAAGGAAAGGCTGGACTTTCATCTTATG AACCTGCAGAACATGTTACAAAGGTCATTACATGGAAAAGGACAGCATCTTCAAGGTCATCTTCATCAAGAAATCCACTTGCGATGGCAACAAGAGATGATATTTCTGATagtggtagtgattttgttgaaGAGTTCTGCATGATTGCAGGAAGTCATACTTCTACCCTTGATAGGCTGTATGCATGGGAAAGAAAATTATATGATGAAGTAAAG GCCAGTGAATATATCAGGAAGGAGTACGATCAGAAATGTGACCAACTCAGGCACCAGTTTGCCAAGGACCATAGTGCTCTAGTGATTGACAAGACCCGAGCAGTTGTAAAGGATCTGCATTCACGGATAATAGTCGCGATTCATTCTGTTGATACAATATCAAAACGGATTGAGAAGATGCGAGATGAAGAGTTGCAGCCACAACTTCTAGAGCTAATTCAAGG GCTGATCAGGATGTGGAAGGCTATGCTTGAATGCCATCATGCACAATACATCACCATCTCATTGGCATACCATTTAAGAAGGACATCAGGAAGTCCACAGGGAGATACTCACAGGCAGATTATGGCTCAGCTCCTGGAAGAGATAGAGTGTTTCGGCCTGAGCTTTGCAAACTGGGTTAACAGTCATGCTTCCTATGTGGATGCTCTTAATGGGTGGCTGCAAAACTGCATCCTGCAACCACGAGAGCGTTCCAAGAGCAGGAGACCATTCTCCCCTCGTCGAGCCCTGGCCCCACCAATTTTTGTGCTTTGCCGTGATTGGTCAGCTGGCATAAAAGCTTTGCCATCTGAGGAACTTGGCAATGCTATCAAAGCCTTCTTATCTGACCTTTGCCATTTAATGGATCAAAAGACAGAACAATTACAAAACAAAGAGAAATTAATTGATGAAAATAATGGAGAGTTGGAGAGAAAAGATGATGAGAAAAATGATGAAGCTGCATCGAGCTTGAGCTGCATACAAGCAAGTTTGACAAAGGTTCTTGACAGACTCAACAAATTTTCTGAGGCTTCATTGAAAATGTACGAGGACATAAGACAGAAAAGTGAAGCAGCTCGAATAGCATACTTGAATTGCAGGCCAGTGAGATATTAA
- the LOC110628061 gene encoding type I inositol polyphosphate 5-phosphatase 5 produces the protein MNTSMTKADSPASTPPESSLPVDKKKKFVIPKIFSSRRNKAGSNDDTGSDGDEVFIVDTEKNISERRITFMETPDQPTRKNFSERQASSAIEGLNLSNFEHAMASETETKEFRIFVGTWNVGGRTPNFGINLEDFLQVEGCADLYVCGFQEIVPLSAGNVLVIEDNEPAARWLALINHALNKPRQEYYSFADSSPLRDFKSHNVKDPKFFNKSSLKVISKNLKADSNLLKICNCPVEYLSRERHRLRKLNESMAALDPEIDPRHRYNSSNSSIYTVGMPTSPTQIYSLIASKQMVGIFLSVWAKKELVPHIGHLRVSSVGRGIMGRLGNKGCISVSMSLHRTSLCFVCCHLASGEKEGDELRRNADVAEILKSTQFPKICKNPNPRAPEKIIDHDRVIWLGDLNYRVSLSYEKTRVLVEDNDWDTLLEKDQLNMEREAGRVFDGFIEGRILFAPTYKYSYNSDSYAGENGKSKKKRRTPAWCDRILWRGKGIDQLSYVRVESRFSDHRPVCAVFAVEIEAKNRNNSRFRKGYSCTAPRMLEYAECMPQRHSFYGV, from the exons atgAATACGTCAATGACCAAAGCCGATAGCCCTGCAAGTACCCCTCCTGAAAGTTCCTTACCGGTGGATAAGAAAAAGAAG TTTGTCATTCCAAAGATTTTCAGTTCTAGACGCAACAAAGCAGGCTCTAACGACGACACAGGATCAGATGGTGATGAAGTTTTTATTG TGGATacagaaaaaaatatatcagaAAGGAGAATCACGTTCATGGAGACTCCTGATCAGCCAACCAGAAAAAATTTCTCAG AAAGACAGGCTAGTTCTGCAATTGAAGGCCTGAACCTATCAAACTTTGAGCATGCTATGGCTTCAGAAACAGAAACTAAAGAATTTAG GATTTTCGTAGGAACATGGAATGTAGGAGGAAGGACACCCAACTTCGGCATCAACCTGGAAGATTTTTTGCAGGTGGAAGGCTGTGCAGATTTATATGTCTGTGG GTTTCAGGAAATTGTTCCACTCAGTGCTGGAAATGTATTGGTGATTGAAGACAATGAGCCTGCTGCAAGATGGCTGGCTCTGATAAACCACGCACTTAATAAGCCAAGGCAAGAGTActactcttttgctgattcaaGCCCTTTAAGGGACTTCAAAAGCCACAATGTCAAAGACCCTAAGTTTTTCAACAAATCTTCTCTCAAGGTAATTAGCAAAAATTTGAAGGCAGATAGTAATCTTCTCAAGATCTGCAATTGTCCCGTAGAGTACCTATCTCGAGAGAGACATAGATTAAGAAAACTTAATGAGTCCATGGCTGCATTAGACCCGGAAATTGATCCTCGTCATCGATATAACAGCTCAAATAGCTCGATTTATACCGTTGGTATGCCTACATCACCCACACAGATTTACAGCCTTATAGCAAGCAAGCAAATGGTtggtatttttctttcagtgTGGGCTAAGAAGGAGTTGGTTCCTCACATTGGCCATCTCAGAGTCTCTTCTGTAGGGAGAGGAATAATGGGTCGTCTTGGCAACAAG GGATGTATATCAGTAAGCATGTCTTTGCATAGAACGAGCCTCTGCTTCGTCTGCTGTCACCTGGCTTCTGGGGAGAAAGAAGGGGACGAACTAAGAAGAAATGCTGATGTAGCTGAGATCCTTAAGAGCACACAATTCCCCAAGATTTGCAAGAATCCAAATCCTCGTGCCCCGGAAAAGATAATTGACCACGA CCGGGTAATTTGGCTTGGAGACTTAAATTATCGAGTATCTTTGAGCTATGAGAAAACAAGGGTACTGGTGGAGGATAATGACTGGGACACCTTGCTGGAAAAGGACCAG TTGAATATGGAGAGAGAAGCAGGAAGGGTGTTTGACGGATTCATTGAAGGAAGGATTTTGTTTGCTCCCACTTATAAATACTCCTATAATTCAGATTCATATGCTGGAGAAAATGGAAAATCCAAGAAGAAACGTAGAACCCCAGCATG GTGTGACAGGATATTATGGCGAGGCAAAGGCATTGATCAGTTGTCGTATGTTCGAGTAGAGTCAAGATTCTCCGACCACAGACCGGTTTGCGCTGTCTTCGCGGTGGAGATAGAAGCAAAGAACAGAAACAACAGCAGGTTCAGAAAGGGTTACTCCTGTACTGCTCCCAGGATGTTGGAATATGCTGAATGTATGCCTCAAAGGCATAGCTTTTATGGAGTGTAG
- the LOC110628866 gene encoding protein DOWNSTREAM OF FLC codes for MARWLMLLFALSLCVLPGLVSARRARRPFHIQGRVYCDTCRCGFETPKTTYIPGARVRIECQDRATLQLRYSVEGVTDSTGTYKIKVEDDHLDELCYATLVSSPVANCRRADPGRSRSEVVLTRNNGAISNLHFANSLGYFRDEPLSGCAELVKHLLESE; via the exons ATGGCTAGGTGGCTGATGCTGTTGTTTGCCCTCTCTCTCTGTGTACTCCCTGGACTGGTTAGTGCACGCCGAGCTAGGAGGCCTTTCCATATCCAAGGCCGTGTCTACTGTGACACTTGCCGCTGTGGATTCGAGACCCCAAAAACAACTTACATTCCTG GTGCGAGGGTCAGGATCGAGTGCCAAGATAGGGCAACTTTGCAGCTGAGATACAGTGTAGAGGGAGTAACAGACTCAACTGGAACATACAAAATAAAGGTAGAGGATGACCATCTTGACGAGCTATGCTATGCTACTCTTGTTAGCAGTCCGGTGGCTAATTGTAGGAGGGCGGATCCAGGACGCAGTCGATCCGAAGTTGTACTAACTCGCAACAATGGTGCAATTTCTAACCTGCATTTCGCAAATTCCTTGGGATATTTTAGAGATGAACCTCTTTCTGGCTGTGCTGAATTGGTCAAGCACCTCTTGGAATCTGAATAG
- the LOC110627989 gene encoding protein SOSEKI 2, which translates to MEVRSRRARERDTSPDRAKVSMQTQMQPRLKTIKKVQVVYYLSRNGQLEHPHYMEVTHFANQHLRLRDVVERLTVLRGKGMPSLYSWSCKRSYKNGYVWNDLAENDIIHPSDGAEYVLKGSELVEGCSERFQQLQVTNNRQLIQEPILQAKGKQLQAPSQPKQLEETHNAKYEFEDYEEEEEEQEQESQEEYEDEEKTSYTTSTTPHSRCSRGVSTDELEEQPPKNPTTESTHHGSSPPSTALVLSADKTHVNSSNSTSKRFEDGDPIAPESAAPRNSVLLQLISCGNLAVAKAKGNAPSFKQSAKANITNEVKRSESNLHKGVLYKSAVKVAEEDMIIKYMSENPRFGNLQAEEKEYFSGSIVESMSENRVTAEPGLKRSNSYNEERRTKNRLEEEEVQEECKEKAGRGKCIPRMKASSSLKQTKK; encoded by the exons ATGGAGGTTCGATCCAGGAGAGCCAGAGAAAGAGATACCAGTCCCGACAGAGCCAAGGTGTCCATGCAGACGCAGATGCAGCCAAGGCTCAAAACCATCAAAAAGGTTCAAGTTGTTTACTACCTCTCCAGAAACGGCCAGCTTGAACACCCGCATTACATGGAAGTTACCCATTTCGCCAATCAACATCTCCGTTTGAGAG ATGTTGTGGAACGGCTTACGGTTCTTAGAGGCAAAGGCATGCCTTCTCTATACTCGTGGTCTTGCAAAAG GAGCTATAAGAATGGCTACGTGTGGAATGACTTGGCGGAGAATGATATCATCCATCCATCAGATGGAGCTGAGTACGTACTCAAAGGGTCTGAACTTGTTGAAGGATGTTCTG AAAGGTTCCAACAGCTGCAGGTAACCAATAATAGACAACTGATTCAAGAACCCATTCTCCAGGCGAAAGGAAAACAACTTCAGGCTCCGAGCCAACCCAAACAGCTAGAAGAAACGCACAACGCCAAGTACGAATTCGAAGATtacgaagaagaggaagaagaacaaGAACAAGAATCACAAGAAGAGTatgaagatgaagagaaaacaagCTACACGACCTCCACAACGCCCCACTCTCGTTGTTCCAGAGGTGTATCAACAGACGAGCTTGAAGAACAACCTCCAAAAAACCCCACCACTGAGTCAACTCACCACGGCTCGTCCCCTCCGTCAACAGCATTAGTACTCTCAGCTGATAAAACCCACGTGAACTCGTCCAACAGCACTTCCAAACGATTTGAAGATGGTGATCCAATTGCCCCCGAGTCAGCAGCTCCTCGGAACTCGGTCCTACTCCAATTAATCTCGTGTGGAAATTTAGCTGTGGCTAAAGCAAAGGGTAATGCACCGAGTTTCAAGCAATCAGCAAAGGCGAACATCACCAATGAGGTTAAAAGAAGCGAAAGTAATCTCCACAAAGGAGTATTGTATAAAAGTGCAGTAAAGGTCGCTGAGGAGGATATGATAATCAAATACATGTCTGAGAATCCTAGATTTGGAAATTTACAGGCGGAAGAGAAGGAATATTTTAGCGGTAGCATTGTTGAATCGATGAGTGAGAACCGAGTTACGGCGGAGCCAGGTTTGAAGCGATCAAACTCATATAATGAAGAAAG GAGAACGAAGAACAGactggaagaagaagaagtgcaGGAAGAGTGTAAAGAGAAAGCAGGAAGAGGCAAATGTATCCCTCGCATGAAGGCTTCATCGTCCTTAAAACAAACCAAAAAATGA